A window of Zingiber officinale cultivar Zhangliang chromosome 5A, Zo_v1.1, whole genome shotgun sequence contains these coding sequences:
- the LOC121981682 gene encoding uncharacterized protein LOC121981682, which translates to MAACTSEKKTFKQDSYPLDLESIKLDFDLEDVTCSICLDFPHNAVMLLCTSYGKGCRPFMCDTDQKHSNCLDRFRSAYDFPAVVKVTSSTNSVSLVGDISSSPNNRPLCPLCRGGVTGWLIINDARVCFNMKKRFCEEKYCTFVGNFYELQKHVHLKHPHSHPSKIDPAQQLNWEYLQQTSEIIDVLSTIQAQVPRAVVLGDYVIEYEDAEATDDYESFYRSRGNWWTSCISCKPFPNFRCLRNRRRSTEAVPRSSHGSSPYGLYHGDSLRSVDIVEYRFGEADDGFARPAVNAPASLVIPAHHRYGRHGSRIYDH; encoded by the exons ATGGCGGCATGCACTTCTGAGAAGAAGACATTCAAGCAGGACTCCTACCCATTGGACTTGGAGAGCATAAAACTAGACTTCGATTTGGAGGATGTGACTTGCTCTATCTGTTTGGATTTTCCACACAATGCTGTCATGTTATTGTGCACTTCCTATGGAAAGGGGTGCAGACCATTCATGTGTGATACTGATCAGAAGCACTCAAATTGTCTGGACAGATTTAGAAGTGCATATGACTTCCCTGCTGTTGTGAAAGTCACATCATCTACAAATAGTGTTTCATTGGTAGGGGATATTTCTTCAAGCCCAAACAACCGACCACTGTGTCCACTCTGTAGGGGAGGTGTAACTGGATGGCTCATCATCAACGACGCCCGTGTCTGTTTCAATATGAAGAAACGATTTTGTGAAGAGAAATACTGCACTTTTGTTGGAAACTTTTATGAACTCCAGaaacatgttcatctaaaacaTCCACATTCTCACCCTTCCAAGATTGATCCTGCACAGCAGCTAAACTGGGAATATCTCCAGCAGACATCAGAGATCATAGATGTATTAAGCACGATACAAGCACAAGTACCCCGTGCAGTGGTGTTGGGTGACTATGTCATTGAGTATGAAGATGCAGAAGCTACAGATGACTATGAAAGTTTTTATCGGAGCAGGGGCAACTGGTGGACCTCATGCATATCTTGTAAACCGTTTCCAAACTTTAGGTGTTTAAGAAATCGGAGGAGATCCACGGAAGCTGTACCAAGAAGCAGTCATGGATCAAGTCCTTATGGTTTATATCATGGAGATTCCTTGAGATCTGTTGATATTGTAGAGTATAGATTTGGTGAAGCCGATGATGGATTTGCAAGACCAGCAGTCAATGCCCCGGCATCACTGGTTATTCCTGCTCACCACAG ATACGGTAGACACGGATCACGCATCTATGATCATTGA